A genomic stretch from Desulfuromonas thiophila includes:
- a CDS encoding prolipoprotein diacylglyceryl transferase family protein has translation MTNLLILLVLALLSGFYLLWGCRVLPREGWQFIAAVPLRRVGPEQWQGCNLTYYGLLTANAYVAALLLLLLALQAVGVASATVALLGLALLGLCVPASRLVAQWVEGKAHTFTVGGAVFVGILAAPWLVLAINAVVGRQLLPPLATLAALALAYAFGEGFGRLACISFGCCYGRPLAQSGPLVRRLFGRFPLVFEGTTRKIAYASGLQNTAVVPVQALTALLYVGAGLMGLWLYSRGAMLAALLLATLVTQGWRLLSELLRADYRGERRFSAYQWMALLSLFYLPLVASWLPPGPQLPVDLLTGLRGLWHPAILLLAAVLWWLLFLYTGCSRVTGAILQFHVRRERI, from the coding sequence ATGACCAATCTGCTGATTTTGCTGGTGTTAGCCTTGCTGAGCGGCTTTTACCTGCTGTGGGGCTGTCGGGTGCTGCCGCGCGAAGGCTGGCAGTTTATCGCTGCGGTGCCGCTGCGGCGCGTTGGTCCGGAACAGTGGCAGGGCTGTAACCTGACCTATTACGGCCTGTTGACCGCCAATGCCTATGTCGCGGCCTTGCTGCTGCTGTTGTTGGCGCTGCAGGCTGTCGGGGTGGCCAGCGCCACCGTGGCGCTGCTTGGACTGGCGTTGCTGGGGCTGTGTGTGCCGGCTTCGCGACTGGTGGCGCAATGGGTTGAGGGCAAGGCGCACACCTTCACCGTTGGTGGCGCGGTTTTTGTCGGTATTCTGGCGGCGCCCTGGCTGGTTCTGGCCATCAACGCCGTAGTGGGGCGGCAACTGTTGCCACCGCTGGCGACCCTGGCGGCGCTGGCGCTGGCCTACGCCTTTGGCGAGGGCTTCGGCCGGCTGGCCTGTATCAGCTTCGGCTGCTGTTATGGTCGGCCACTGGCCCAGAGTGGCCCTTTGGTCCGTCGGCTGTTCGGGCGTTTTCCGCTGGTATTTGAAGGCACAACCCGCAAGATCGCCTATGCCAGCGGTTTACAGAACACGGCGGTCGTGCCGGTTCAGGCCCTGACCGCCCTGCTCTATGTCGGCGCCGGCCTGATGGGACTGTGGCTCTACAGCCGTGGAGCGATGCTGGCGGCTCTGCTGCTGGCAACCCTGGTCACCCAGGGCTGGCGGCTGCTGTCGGAACTGCTGCGCGCCGACTATCGTGGCGAGCGGCGCTTTAGCGCCTATCAGTGGATGGCCCTGCTGAGCCTGTTTTATCTGCCGCTGGTGGCGAGCTGGCTGCCGCCGGGGCCGCAGCTGCCAGTCGATTTGCTGACGGGGCTGCGTGGCCTGTGGCACCCGGCCATCCTGTTGCTGGCGGCCGTGCTCTGGTGGCTACTGTTTCTCTATACCGGCTGTAGCCGCGTGACCGGCGCCATCCTGCAGTTTCACGTCCGGCGTGAGCGGATCTGA
- a CDS encoding sulfite exporter TauE/SafE family protein: MLFFLFYLATGAIAGVMAGLLGVGGGVIIVPLLAFAFSSQQMPESYILHLALGTSLASILFTSLSSLRAHHARGAVHWAAVRAIAPGILTGTFAGSYLAAQLSSRFLSIFFVSFLFYVAVQMLRNKRPHPGRELPGFAGMFGAGSLIGGVSSLVGIGGGSLSVPFLVWCNLPLHRAVGSSAAIGFPIALAGASGYLLNGLAVTNLPGGSLGFIYLPALAGIALASVLTAPLGARLAHSLPVTRLKKVFALFLVLMGTRMLIGLFC, translated from the coding sequence ATGCTGTTTTTTCTGTTTTATCTGGCCACCGGCGCCATCGCCGGGGTCATGGCCGGACTGCTCGGTGTCGGCGGCGGTGTCATCATCGTGCCGCTGCTGGCCTTTGCCTTCAGTTCGCAACAGATGCCGGAGAGCTACATCCTGCATCTGGCGCTGGGCACCTCGCTGGCCAGCATCCTGTTCACCTCGCTGTCGAGCCTGCGCGCCCACCATGCCCGCGGTGCGGTTCACTGGGCAGCGGTGCGGGCCATCGCGCCAGGCATTCTGACCGGCACCTTTGCCGGCAGCTATCTGGCGGCCCAGCTGTCGAGTCGCTTTCTCAGTATCTTCTTCGTCAGCTTCCTGTTCTACGTCGCTGTACAGATGCTGCGCAACAAGCGGCCCCATCCCGGCCGCGAATTGCCGGGCTTTGCCGGCATGTTCGGCGCCGGCAGCCTCATCGGTGGCGTGTCTAGCCTGGTTGGCATCGGCGGCGGCAGCCTATCGGTACCCTTTCTCGTCTGGTGCAACCTGCCACTGCATCGCGCTGTCGGCAGTTCCGCCGCCATCGGCTTTCCCATCGCCCTGGCCGGCGCCTCCGGCTACCTGCTCAACGGCCTGGCGGTAACCAACCTGCCCGGCGGCAGCCTCGGCTTCATCTACCTGCCGGCCCTGGCCGGCATCGCCCTGGCCAGTGTGTTGACCGCGCCGCTGGGAGCCCGGCTGGCCCACAGCCTGCCGGTAACGCGGCTTAAGAAGGTGTTCGCCCTGTTCCTGGTACTGATGGGAACGCGCATGCTGATCGGCCTGTTCTGCTGA
- the hemW gene encoding radical SAM family heme chaperone HemW, producing the protein MAGLYLHLPFCRSKCHYCDFYSRPLPAPQALQRYVTALCRDLQMALLPPSLTALPLTSLFFGGGTPSLLTLAQLEQLLTASRARLGWADDIEISLEVNPATVDDVWLRGARRLGLNRLSVGVQCFDDTVLQRLGRCHDGAAAVALVQAARQAGFDNIGLDLMFAVPGLPPHGQLEWVKRLAPEHLSLYGLTIEPGTPLAREAAAGRFTAESEEAYCTQYLFWHEQLSALGYDHYEIANYARPGRACRHNLAYWQRHPYLGLGAGAHSFFAEDQGQRWAAADDWRGYCRAVETGTAPRQLIETFSADQARSEWVYLRLRTAAGVDEVEFRRLFGADFASCFAAAVQFCGSRLQRQQGVWRMAAPDWLLFDHLVSPFLS; encoded by the coding sequence GTGGCTGGTCTTTATCTGCATCTGCCCTTCTGCCGCAGCAAATGCCACTATTGCGATTTCTATTCACGCCCCCTGCCGGCACCGCAGGCGCTGCAGCGCTATGTGACGGCGCTGTGCCGCGATCTGCAGATGGCGCTGCTGCCACCCTCGCTGACGGCGCTGCCGTTGACAAGCCTGTTCTTCGGCGGCGGGACGCCCTCGCTGCTGACGCTGGCGCAACTGGAGCAGCTGCTGACAGCAAGCCGGGCGCGGCTGGGTTGGGCGGACGACATCGAAATCAGCCTGGAGGTCAACCCGGCGACGGTGGATGATGTCTGGCTGCGCGGCGCCCGCCGTCTTGGCCTGAATCGACTGTCTGTCGGGGTTCAGTGTTTCGATGACACCGTGCTGCAGCGGCTGGGGCGCTGCCATGATGGCGCGGCCGCAGTGGCACTGGTGCAGGCCGCCCGCCAGGCCGGCTTCGACAATATCGGCCTTGATCTGATGTTTGCAGTGCCGGGGCTGCCGCCGCACGGGCAACTCGAATGGGTCAAGCGGCTGGCACCGGAACACCTGTCGCTCTACGGCCTGACCATCGAGCCGGGCACGCCGTTGGCGCGCGAGGCGGCCGCTGGCCGCTTCACGGCGGAGTCGGAGGAGGCCTACTGCACCCAGTACCTGTTCTGGCACGAGCAACTCAGCGCCCTGGGCTACGACCACTATGAAATCGCCAACTATGCCCGGCCGGGCCGCGCCTGCCGCCACAATCTGGCTTATTGGCAGCGCCACCCCTATCTGGGGTTGGGGGCCGGGGCACACAGCTTCTTTGCCGAGGATCAGGGTCAGCGCTGGGCGGCCGCCGACGACTGGCGCGGCTACTGCCGGGCGGTCGAAACGGGGACCGCGCCGCGCCAGCTGATCGAGACCTTCAGCGCCGACCAGGCGCGCAGCGAATGGGTTTATCTGCGGTTGCGTACCGCCGCCGGCGTTGACGAGGTGGAATTTCGCCGGCTGTTTGGCGCGGACTTCGCCTCCTGCTTTGCCGCGGCGGTGCAGTTCTGCGGTTCTCGGTTGCAGCGGCAGCAGGGCGTCTGGCGCATGGCGGCGCCGGACTGGCTGCTGTTTGACCACCTGGTCAGCCCTTTTCTGTCGTAG
- a CDS encoding cation:proton antiporter: MDVLDHHNVTVLLLSLGLLLAAARLLGELARSVNLPAVLGEILAGILAGPTVLGAVAPAIHAFLFPCVGGCALAFDGLTTLAIVLFLLVAGMEVNLSAVWRQGKTALWVGLAGMALPFALGFAAAWWLPQLMGHQAGAPRLAFALFMATALSISALPIIAKILMDLNIYRSDLGVTVVAAAVLNDLLGWLVFAVILGLLGAGGGLPVGYTIGLTLLFTLMMLTLFPWAIHRALPWIQAHTSWPGGVLGFALSLCLLAAAFTEWIGIHAIFGSFLAGVALGHSSHLRERTRTTIEQFVSFIFAPLFFASIGLKVNFLDHFNPLLTLTVLVLALCGKILGSTLGGRGAGLPWRDALGIGFGMSAQGTMGIILGVLALQYGLISQTVFVSLVIMALVTSLLSGPAMQAVLRLKKARRFVDYLAPSGFVLRLKAADRWQLIEEFAQLAAPLAGCAVTEIAALVRQREQVMATGIGKGLAVPHARLEGLAEPLVLVGLAPLGIDFDAPDDLPAMLIFFILTPQDDSGIQLEILADIAGTFKSRPMRESCLQVSSYTEFLALVRSGQAH, from the coding sequence ATGGACGTTCTTGATCACCACAATGTTACCGTATTGCTGTTGTCTCTCGGGTTGCTGCTGGCAGCGGCGCGGTTGCTGGGGGAGCTGGCACGTTCTGTCAACCTGCCGGCGGTGCTGGGTGAAATCCTCGCCGGCATTCTGGCCGGACCGACGGTACTCGGTGCTGTTGCGCCCGCGATTCATGCCTTTCTGTTCCCTTGTGTCGGCGGTTGCGCGCTGGCCTTTGATGGTCTGACAACGTTGGCCATCGTGCTGTTTTTGCTGGTGGCTGGCATGGAGGTCAATCTGTCGGCGGTCTGGCGCCAGGGCAAGACCGCGTTGTGGGTCGGCCTGGCCGGCATGGCGTTGCCCTTTGCCCTGGGGTTTGCCGCCGCCTGGTGGCTGCCGCAACTGATGGGTCACCAGGCCGGCGCGCCCCGGCTCGCCTTTGCCCTGTTCATGGCCACGGCGCTGTCGATATCGGCCCTGCCGATCATCGCCAAGATCCTGATGGATCTGAACATCTATCGGAGCGATCTGGGCGTGACGGTGGTGGCGGCGGCGGTGCTCAACGATCTGCTCGGCTGGTTGGTGTTTGCCGTCATTCTCGGGTTGCTCGGCGCCGGTGGTGGGCTGCCGGTCGGCTATACCATCGGCCTGACCCTGCTCTTTACCCTGATGATGCTGACGCTGTTCCCCTGGGCCATTCATCGTGCATTGCCCTGGATACAGGCCCATACCAGCTGGCCCGGCGGGGTGCTGGGTTTTGCCCTATCCCTGTGTCTGTTGGCCGCGGCCTTCACCGAATGGATCGGCATCCATGCCATCTTCGGCTCTTTTCTCGCCGGCGTGGCCTTGGGCCATTCGAGCCATCTGCGCGAACGCACCCGCACCACCATCGAGCAGTTTGTATCCTTCATCTTCGCGCCGCTGTTTTTTGCCAGCATTGGTCTGAAGGTCAATTTTCTCGACCACTTCAATCCATTGCTGACCCTGACGGTGCTGGTGCTGGCCCTTTGCGGTAAGATTCTTGGCAGCACGCTCGGCGGCCGGGGTGCCGGCCTGCCGTGGCGCGATGCCCTGGGGATCGGTTTCGGCATGAGTGCCCAGGGCACCATGGGCATTATTCTGGGTGTGCTGGCGTTGCAGTATGGTCTGATCAGTCAGACGGTTTTTGTGTCGCTGGTGATCATGGCGCTGGTGACCTCGCTGCTGAGTGGCCCGGCCATGCAGGCCGTGCTGCGGCTGAAAAAGGCCCGCCGCTTTGTCGATTACCTGGCGCCGAGCGGTTTTGTGTTGCGGCTCAAGGCGGCGGATCGCTGGCAGTTGATCGAGGAGTTTGCTCAGCTGGCGGCGCCCCTGGCGGGGTGCGCGGTGACGGAGATTGCCGCTCTGGTGCGGCAGCGCGAACAGGTGATGGCCACCGGCATCGGCAAGGGCCTGGCCGTGCCGCACGCCCGGCTGGAGGGCCTGGCCGAGCCGCTGGTGCTGGTGGGGCTGGCGCCCCTGGGGATCGATTTCGACGCGCCCGATGATCTGCCAGCCATGCTGATTTTCTTCATCCTCACGCCGCAGGACGACAGCGGTATCCAGCTGGAGATTCTTGCCGACATTGCCGGCACCTTCAAGAGCCGGCCGATGCGCGAAAGCTGTCTGCAGGTGAGCAGCTATACCGAATTTCTCGCGCTGGTGCGCAGTGGCCAGGCCCATTGA
- a CDS encoding DUF2062 domain-containing protein produces the protein MSGSDRRFGGLHAARQIRRLLGRLLWAGSSPRRLALALSLAILLGLMPLPWGTSLLCAALALSLRLNLALMQAVNFALYPLQLVLLLPFFHAGASLAGVPAPGAILSLSALLDLSRMAGTLAPLAFAAAGALLLWLLAALLLWPVLYGLSLYALQRLAHQRSADDFAELEK, from the coding sequence GTGAGCGGATCTGATCGGCGTTTTGGCGGCTTGCATGCGGCCCGTCAAATCCGGCGGCTTCTCGGCCGTCTGCTGTGGGCGGGTTCCAGCCCGCGGCGTCTGGCGCTGGCACTGAGCCTGGCGATTTTGCTGGGATTGATGCCGTTGCCCTGGGGCACCAGTCTGTTGTGCGCCGCCCTGGCCCTGAGTCTGCGACTGAATCTGGCGCTGATGCAGGCGGTCAATTTCGCGCTTTACCCCCTGCAGCTGGTTCTGCTGCTGCCCTTCTTTCACGCCGGTGCCTCTCTGGCCGGTGTTCCTGCCCCTGGTGCCATTCTTTCGCTGTCTGCCCTGCTTGATCTGTCGCGAATGGCCGGTACGCTGGCACCGTTGGCCTTTGCCGCCGCTGGCGCGTTGCTGCTCTGGTTGCTGGCAGCGCTGCTGCTGTGGCCTGTGCTCTATGGGCTGTCGTTGTACGCGTTGCAACGGCTGGCCCACCAGCGCAGTGCTGACGATTTCGCTGAACTGGAAAAGTAA
- a CDS encoding putative metalloprotease CJM1_0395 family protein codes for MSALRLSSSLTPLEAYARQAPWPQGLTVLRPLAGNGRALAGERQGDSRDRVSLSGAARQQADEAKTATAPVAGEAEEKTSVAAAAAPQTQLTTAELEQVRQLQQRDQEVRVHEAAHAAAGGPYAGAPTLRYETGPDGRRYAVEGAVNVDLAAVAGDPAATIEKMAVIERAALAPAQPSAQDYRVAARARRQAASARQELAEQQRAAPQMAQVAAAYSRMAGRAADTATEPGHAAAAAISARLDGPGLRA; via the coding sequence ATGTCCGCGCTTCGGCTCTCTTCTTCTCTGACACCGCTGGAGGCTTATGCCCGGCAGGCCCCCTGGCCGCAGGGCTTGACGGTGTTGCGACCGCTCGCCGGCAACGGGCGCGCTTTGGCTGGAGAGCGGCAGGGTGACAGTCGTGATCGTGTCAGCCTCAGTGGTGCGGCGCGCCAACAGGCCGATGAGGCGAAAACCGCCACGGCACCGGTTGCTGGCGAGGCGGAGGAGAAGACGTCAGTGGCCGCAGCCGCAGCGCCCCAGACCCAGCTGACCACGGCCGAACTGGAACAGGTGCGGCAGCTGCAGCAGCGTGATCAGGAGGTGCGGGTTCACGAAGCGGCCCATGCCGCCGCCGGCGGCCCCTATGCCGGTGCGCCGACCCTGCGCTACGAAACCGGTCCCGATGGCCGCCGCTACGCGGTTGAAGGGGCCGTCAATGTCGATCTGGCGGCCGTGGCGGGTGATCCTGCGGCCACCATCGAAAAGATGGCCGTCATTGAGCGGGCTGCCCTGGCGCCGGCTCAACCGTCCGCTCAGGATTATCGGGTGGCGGCGCGGGCACGTCGCCAGGCGGCCAGCGCGCGGCAGGAACTGGCCGAACAGCAACGGGCCGCACCGCAGATGGCCCAGGTCGCGGCGGCCTACAGCCGCATGGCCGGCCGGGCGGCCGACACGGCGACAGAGCCCGGTCATGCGGCCGCAGCCGCCATTTCCGCCCGGCTTGACGGGCCGGGCTTGCGGGCATAG
- a CDS encoding carbon-nitrogen family hydrolase: MKQALNQDIVAGIAQFNIQLGDCDANLQTALAALERLAGQGAQLVVLPEMWSTGYAYRQLDQLAQRTPAILTALAEVARRHQLVIVGSLVEQDGGRLYNSAYTIDAGTLVGHYRKLHLFSTMGEDRFLAAGDRTCVVPTRLGRIGVAICYDLRFPELFRKMALEGAAIICLPAEWPKPRQEHWRTLLRARAIENQLFVAAANCCGVQGKLDFFGMSLLLSARGEVLAEAGEHDTDLIATFSAEEMLSYRSQIPCFRDRRPEIYGTLP; the protein is encoded by the coding sequence ATGAAACAGGCCCTGAATCAGGACATTGTCGCCGGCATCGCCCAGTTCAACATCCAACTGGGTGACTGTGACGCCAACCTGCAGACCGCCCTGGCTGCCCTGGAACGCCTTGCCGGCCAGGGCGCGCAGCTGGTGGTCCTGCCGGAGATGTGGAGCACCGGTTACGCCTACCGTCAGCTCGATCAGCTGGCGCAGCGCACGCCGGCCATCCTGACGGCACTGGCCGAGGTCGCCCGCCGCCACCAACTGGTCATCGTCGGCAGCTTGGTGGAGCAGGATGGTGGCCGGCTCTATAACAGCGCCTACACCATCGACGCCGGCACCCTCGTCGGCCACTACCGCAAGCTGCACCTGTTCTCCACCATGGGCGAGGACCGCTTTCTGGCCGCCGGCGACCGCACCTGTGTGGTGCCGACCCGGCTCGGCCGTATCGGCGTCGCCATCTGCTACGACCTGCGCTTTCCCGAGCTGTTCCGCAAAATGGCCCTCGAAGGCGCCGCCATCATCTGCCTGCCGGCGGAATGGCCCAAGCCGCGCCAGGAACACTGGCGCACCCTGCTGCGCGCCCGCGCCATCGAAAACCAGCTGTTTGTCGCCGCCGCCAACTGTTGCGGCGTGCAGGGCAAGCTCGATTTCTTCGGCATGAGCCTGCTGCTGTCAGCGCGCGGCGAGGTCCTGGCCGAAGCCGGCGAGCACGACACGGACCTAATCGCCACCTTCAGCGCCGAGGAAATGCTCAGCTACCGCAGCCAAATCCCCTGCTTCCGCGACCGGCGGCCGGAAATCTACGGCACCCTACCTTGA
- a CDS encoding phosphatidylserine decarboxylase: MTLPHQYIERYSGQVRTEQLFGDRLVRFLYHPLREQAPALFRLLTSGYSSRLLALAQYDLDTFNPRLRQPAFLRQYGIDLAECLEPERLTSARRLFERRIRYWHCRPMAADERAVVAPADARLLLASLAEDSALWLKDKFFVLAELLAATKTDWLGRFAAADVAIFRLTPEKYHYNHLPVSGRIVDQYEVQGRYHACNPGAVVAAVTPYDKNRRLVTLIDTDVADGSQVGLVAMVEVVALMIGDLHSCYCDHCGYEPVTLQYPGLFVRRGQPKSLFRPGSSTVVLLFEPGRLRFSDDLLANQRRGDVVSRFSRGFGLPLVETEVRLRSTIGRAVTGG, from the coding sequence ATGACGCTACCACACCAGTATATCGAGCGCTATAGCGGCCAGGTACGGACCGAGCAGCTGTTCGGCGACCGGCTGGTGCGTTTTCTTTATCATCCGCTGCGTGAACAGGCACCGGCGTTGTTCCGGCTGCTGACCAGTGGCTACAGTTCGCGCCTGTTGGCGCTGGCCCAGTACGATCTCGATACCTTTAATCCCCGTTTGCGCCAGCCGGCCTTCCTGCGTCAGTACGGCATCGATCTGGCGGAATGCCTGGAGCCGGAGCGGCTCACCAGTGCCCGTCGGCTGTTCGAGCGGCGTATCCGCTACTGGCATTGCCGGCCCATGGCGGCGGATGAGCGGGCGGTGGTGGCGCCGGCGGATGCGCGCCTGTTGCTGGCCTCCCTGGCCGAAGACAGTGCTCTGTGGCTCAAGGACAAGTTTTTCGTGCTGGCGGAGCTGCTGGCCGCGACTAAGACCGACTGGCTGGGTCGCTTTGCCGCCGCCGATGTCGCCATTTTCCGGCTGACGCCGGAGAAATACCATTACAACCACCTGCCGGTCAGTGGCCGGATTGTCGATCAGTACGAGGTGCAGGGCCGCTATCATGCCTGCAATCCCGGCGCGGTGGTGGCCGCGGTGACGCCCTATGACAAGAACCGCCGCCTGGTGACGCTGATTGATACCGATGTGGCCGACGGCTCTCAGGTGGGGCTGGTGGCCATGGTCGAGGTGGTGGCGCTGATGATCGGTGATCTGCACAGCTGTTACTGCGATCATTGCGGGTATGAACCCGTGACGCTGCAGTACCCCGGACTGTTCGTGCGCCGGGGTCAGCCCAAAAGCCTGTTCCGTCCCGGCAGCAGCACGGTGGTGCTGCTGTTCGAACCCGGCCGGCTGCGCTTCAGCGACGATCTGCTGGCCAACCAGCGGCGTGGCGATGTCGTCAGCCGCTTCAGCCGCGGCTTTGGTCTGCCGCTGGTGGAAACCGAGGTGCGGCTGCGCAGCACCATCGGCCGGGCGGTGACAGGAGGTTGA
- a CDS encoding YifB family Mg chelatase-like AAA ATPase, with protein sequence MLATLYSGALIGIDAYPVEVEIDVAQGLPQFATVGLPEGAVKECKDRVKSAIKNSGYDFPVRRITVNLAPADIRKDAASLDLPVAVGILAATGHVPERARRFLYMGELSLDGRIKPVRGCLAVAVAAADWPVEGLILPAENAAEGAVVGAVPVYGVEDLAQVVEFLNDPTCLTATPPPVGNAAVLLPEGAEDFSEVRGQQQVKRALEVAAAGSHNLLMIGPPGSGKTMLARRLPTILPPLNFTEALETTRIHSISGLLPRADALVRQRPFRSPHHSISDAGLIGGGAVPRPGEVSLAHNGVLFLDELPEFKKNLLEMLRQPLEDGRVSISRAAQSLTFPASFMLVAAMNPCPCAYLGDPQHPCRCTPLALQRYRSRLSGPLLDRIDLQVEVPRVSYQQLAGGAEPEASATIRARVETARQCQQQRLAPYGLHTNSQMQARHLRRFCALDEEGHRLLQQVTDRLGLSARSHGRILKVARTIADLAGAERIAVAHLAEAVQYRGLERLPGGRDER encoded by the coding sequence ATGCTTGCCACCCTTTATTCCGGAGCCCTGATCGGCATCGACGCCTATCCCGTCGAGGTCGAAATTGATGTTGCCCAAGGCCTGCCCCAGTTTGCCACCGTCGGTCTGCCGGAAGGCGCCGTCAAGGAGTGCAAGGACCGGGTCAAATCGGCCATCAAGAACAGTGGCTACGATTTTCCCGTGCGCCGCATCACCGTCAATCTGGCCCCGGCCGATATTCGCAAGGATGCCGCCTCTCTCGACCTGCCGGTCGCTGTCGGGATTCTGGCGGCCACCGGCCATGTGCCGGAACGGGCGCGGCGCTTTCTCTATATGGGCGAACTGTCCCTTGATGGCCGCATCAAGCCGGTGCGGGGCTGTCTGGCCGTGGCGGTGGCGGCGGCCGACTGGCCGGTCGAGGGGTTGATTCTGCCGGCGGAAAATGCCGCCGAGGGCGCGGTCGTGGGTGCAGTGCCGGTCTATGGGGTGGAGGATCTGGCCCAGGTGGTGGAGTTTCTCAACGATCCGACCTGCCTGACGGCAACGCCGCCGCCCGTTGGTAACGCGGCGGTGTTGCTACCGGAAGGGGCCGAGGATTTCAGCGAGGTGCGCGGCCAGCAGCAGGTTAAGCGGGCGCTGGAGGTCGCGGCCGCCGGCAGCCACAACTTGCTGATGATCGGTCCGCCAGGGAGCGGCAAGACCATGCTGGCACGGCGCCTGCCGACCATTCTACCGCCGCTGAATTTCACTGAAGCCCTTGAAACCACGCGGATTCATTCTATCAGTGGCCTGTTGCCACGGGCCGATGCCCTGGTACGGCAACGCCCTTTTCGGTCACCGCACCACAGCATTTCCGATGCCGGCCTGATCGGTGGCGGCGCGGTGCCGCGGCCCGGTGAGGTGTCGCTGGCCCATAATGGCGTGCTGTTTCTTGACGAATTGCCGGAATTCAAGAAGAACCTGCTGGAGATGTTGCGCCAGCCGCTGGAGGATGGCCGGGTCAGCATCAGCCGGGCGGCCCAGAGTCTTACCTTTCCGGCCTCGTTCATGCTGGTGGCGGCGATGAACCCCTGTCCCTGTGCCTATCTGGGCGATCCGCAGCATCCCTGCCGTTGTACGCCGCTGGCCCTGCAGCGCTATCGCAGCCGCCTGTCCGGGCCGCTGCTTGACCGAATCGATTTGCAGGTGGAGGTGCCCCGCGTCAGCTACCAGCAGCTGGCCGGCGGTGCCGAGCCGGAAGCCTCGGCCACCATCCGCGCCCGGGTTGAAACGGCCCGGCAGTGCCAGCAGCAGCGGCTGGCGCCCTACGGTTTGCACACCAACAGTCAGATGCAGGCGCGTCATCTGCGCCGTTTTTGTGCGCTTGACGAGGAAGGCCATCGTCTGTTGCAGCAGGTGACGGATCGGTTGGGGCTGTCGGCCCGCAGCCATGGCCGGATTCTCAAGGTGGCGCGCACCATCGCCGATCTGGCCGGGGCCGAGCGCATTGCTGTCGCCCATCTGGCCGAAGCGGTGCAATACCGGGGACTGGAGCGGTTGCCGGGAGGGCGGGATGAGCGCTAA
- the nhaD gene encoding sodium:proton antiporter NhaD, protein MKSLLTVLFSLAALPALASEGGGAVRDLTGSGLAVLALALFVGAYALVILEEKLHLRKSKPVLLAAGIIWILVAITYKSLGEPDHAHHAILHNLVEYAELFLFLLAAMTYINAMEERNVFQALRSWLVSRGFSLRVIFWLTGLLAFFISPVADNLTTALLMGAVVMAVGGSNQRFVVMACINVVVGANAGGAFSPFGDITTLMVWQKGMVEFSEFFALFLPSLVNWLVPATIMNFLISKEKPQALDEKVQMKFGARRVIILFLCTIVTAVSFHNFLHLPPAAGMMLGLGYLGFFSYYIKKREHAALMAEAPLHMDLSGEEDEHGYDIFREIARAEWDTLLFFYGVILCVGGLGQFGYLAMASQAMYHDLGAFNANVLVGILSAIVDNIPVMFAVLSMEPHMSHGHWLLVTLTAGVGGSLLSIGSAAGVALMGTARGIYTFGRHLVFTPAIALGYAASIAVHMLINGKYFH, encoded by the coding sequence GTGAAGAGTCTGTTGACCGTTTTGTTCAGCCTGGCCGCCCTGCCGGCCCTGGCCAGTGAAGGCGGCGGCGCCGTGCGCGACCTGACCGGTAGTGGTTTGGCCGTGCTGGCGCTGGCGCTGTTTGTCGGCGCCTATGCCTTGGTGATTCTGGAAGAGAAGCTGCACCTGCGTAAAAGCAAGCCGGTGCTGCTGGCTGCCGGAATCATCTGGATCCTGGTGGCGATCACCTACAAGAGCCTGGGCGAGCCTGACCATGCCCACCATGCGATTCTGCACAATCTGGTGGAATACGCCGAGCTGTTCTTGTTCCTGCTTGCCGCCATGACCTACATCAATGCCATGGAGGAGCGCAACGTGTTTCAGGCGCTGCGCTCCTGGCTGGTGTCGCGCGGCTTTTCGCTGCGGGTCATCTTCTGGCTTACCGGCCTGCTGGCCTTCTTCATCTCGCCGGTGGCGGACAATTTGACCACCGCCCTGCTGATGGGCGCGGTGGTGATGGCCGTGGGCGGCTCGAACCAGCGCTTTGTCGTCATGGCCTGTATCAACGTGGTGGTCGGTGCCAATGCCGGTGGCGCGTTCTCACCCTTTGGCGACATCACCACCCTGATGGTGTGGCAGAAGGGCATGGTCGAATTCAGCGAATTCTTTGCCCTGTTCCTGCCGTCGCTGGTCAACTGGCTGGTGCCGGCCACGATCATGAACTTCCTGATCAGCAAGGAAAAACCCCAGGCCCTGGACGAAAAGGTGCAGATGAAGTTCGGCGCCAGACGGGTCATCATTCTGTTCCTGTGCACCATCGTCACGGCAGTATCGTTCCACAACTTCCTGCATCTGCCGCCGGCTGCCGGCATGATGCTGGGTCTGGGCTATCTGGGCTTTTTCTCCTACTACATCAAGAAGCGCGAGCATGCGGCCCTGATGGCTGAGGCACCGCTGCACATGGATCTGAGCGGCGAGGAGGATGAGCACGGCTACGACATCTTCCGTGAGATCGCCCGTGCCGAATGGGATACGCTGCTGTTCTTCTATGGCGTTATCCTCTGCGTCGGTGGTCTGGGCCAGTTCGGCTATCTGGCCATGGCGTCGCAGGCCATGTATCATGATCTGGGCGCCTTCAATGCCAACGTGCTGGTCGGTATTCTCTCGGCCATCGTTGACAACATTCCGGTGATGTTCGCCGTGCTGAGCATGGAGCCGCACATGTCCCACGGTCACTGGCTACTGGTGACCCTGACGGCCGGTGTGGGCGGCAGCCTGCTGTCCATCGGTTCGGCTGCCGGTGTTGCCCTGATGGGTACCGCCCGCGGCATCTACACCTTCGGTCGCCATCTGGTGTTTACGCCGGCGATTGCTCTGGGTTACGCTGCCAGCATCGCCGTCCACATGCTGATCAACGGCAAGTATTTCCACTGA